From the Streptomyces nigrescens genome, one window contains:
- a CDS encoding gamma-aminobutyraldehyde dehydrogenase → MTTALRRLRNYIDGEFRDAADGRTTEVVNPATGEAYATAPLSAAADVDAAMAAAEAAFPAWRDLIPAERQKVLLKIADRFEERAEELIAAESENCGKPIALVRSEEIPPMVDQIRFFAGAARMLEGRASGEYMEGFTSIIRREPVGVCAQVAPWNYPMMMAVWKFAPALAAGNTVVIKPSDTTPASTVLIADIIGSVLDELGHSRGVFNVICGDRETGRLMVEHKIPAMASITGSVRAGMQVAESASKDLKRVHLELGGKAPVVVFEDTDIPKAVEDISVAGYFNAGQDCTAATRVLVHESIHDEFVSALAKAASETKTGAVDDEDVLYGPLNNANQLKQVKGFIERLPAHAKIEAGGEQVGDKGYFFAPTVVSGLKQDDEIVQQEVFGPVITVQSFSDEKQAVEWANGVEYALASSVWTKNHARAMRMSKSLDFGCVWINTHIPLVAEMPHGGFKKSGYGKDLSAYGFDDYTRIKHVMTSLDG, encoded by the coding sequence GTGACCACCGCACTGCGTCGTCTGCGCAACTACATCGACGGGGAGTTCCGGGACGCCGCCGACGGGCGGACCACGGAGGTGGTCAACCCCGCTACGGGTGAGGCGTACGCCACCGCCCCGCTCTCGGCCGCCGCCGACGTGGACGCCGCGATGGCTGCCGCCGAGGCCGCGTTCCCCGCCTGGCGTGACCTGATCCCGGCCGAGCGCCAGAAGGTCCTGCTGAAGATCGCCGACCGCTTCGAGGAGCGGGCGGAGGAGCTGATCGCCGCCGAGTCGGAGAACTGCGGCAAGCCGATCGCGCTCGTACGGTCCGAGGAAATCCCGCCGATGGTGGACCAGATCCGCTTCTTCGCGGGTGCCGCCCGGATGCTGGAGGGCCGCGCGTCCGGTGAGTACATGGAGGGCTTCACCTCCATCATCCGCCGCGAGCCGGTCGGCGTCTGCGCCCAGGTCGCGCCGTGGAACTACCCGATGATGATGGCCGTGTGGAAGTTCGCCCCGGCGCTGGCCGCGGGCAACACCGTCGTCATCAAGCCGTCCGACACCACCCCGGCCTCCACGGTGCTGATCGCCGACATCATCGGCAGCGTGCTGGACGAACTCGGCCACTCCCGAGGCGTGTTCAACGTCATCTGCGGTGACCGCGAGACCGGCCGCCTGATGGTCGAGCACAAGATCCCGGCGATGGCCTCGATCACCGGCTCCGTGCGGGCCGGTATGCAGGTCGCCGAGTCCGCCTCCAAGGACCTCAAGCGGGTCCACCTGGAGCTGGGCGGCAAGGCGCCGGTCGTCGTCTTCGAGGACACCGACATCCCCAAGGCCGTCGAGGACATCTCGGTCGCCGGCTACTTCAACGCCGGCCAGGACTGTACGGCCGCCACCCGCGTCCTCGTCCACGAGTCCATCCACGACGAGTTCGTTTCCGCGCTGGCCAAGGCCGCCTCGGAGACCAAGACCGGCGCGGTCGACGACGAGGACGTGCTCTACGGCCCGCTGAACAACGCCAACCAGCTCAAGCAGGTCAAGGGCTTCATCGAGCGCCTGCCCGCGCACGCCAAGATCGAGGCGGGCGGCGAACAGGTCGGCGACAAGGGCTACTTCTTCGCCCCGACCGTCGTCTCGGGCCTCAAGCAGGACGACGAGATCGTCCAGCAGGAGGTCTTCGGCCCGGTCATCACCGTCCAGTCCTTCAGTGACGAGAAGCAGGCCGTGGAGTGGGCCAACGGCGTCGAGTACGCCCTGGCGTCCTCGGTGTGGACCAAGAACCACGCCCGCGCCATGCGGATGTCCAAGAGCCTCGACTTCGGCTGTGTGTGGATCAACACCCACATCCCGCTGGTCGCCGAGATGCCGCACGGCGGATTCAAGAAGTCCGGTTACGGCAAGGACCTTTCGGCCTACGGCTTCGACGACTACACCCGGATCAAGCACGTGATGACCTCCCTCGACGGCTGA
- a CDS encoding Lrp/AsnC family transcriptional regulator, producing the protein MATRDRNGTPSIDSVSLAIIEQLQEDGRRPYAAIGKAVGLSEAAVRQRVQKLLDQGVMQIVAVTDPLTVGFRRQAMVGINVEGDLDPVADALTTMEEVEYVVMTAGSFDLIIEIVCEDDDHLLEMINKRIRTLPGVRSTESFVYLKLRKQTYTWGTR; encoded by the coding sequence GTGGCCACTCGTGACAGAAACGGCACCCCGTCGATTGACTCCGTCTCCCTGGCGATCATCGAGCAGCTCCAGGAGGACGGGCGCCGTCCGTACGCCGCGATCGGCAAGGCCGTCGGCCTGTCCGAAGCGGCGGTACGCCAGCGCGTACAGAAACTGCTCGACCAAGGCGTGATGCAGATCGTCGCGGTCACCGACCCCCTCACGGTCGGTTTCCGGCGGCAGGCAATGGTCGGCATCAACGTCGAAGGTGACCTCGACCCCGTGGCCGACGCCCTGACGACCATGGAAGAGGTCGAGTACGTCGTCATGACGGCAGGCTCCTTCGATCTCATCATCGAGATCGTCTGCGAGGACGACGACCACCTTCTGGAAATGATCAACAAGCGGATCCGCACGCTTCCCGGCGTCCGATCCACCGAGAGCTTCGTTTACCTCAAGCTCCGGAAGCAGACCTACACCTGGGGAACGAGATAG
- a CDS encoding aspartate aminotransferase family protein yields the protein MSGDLSKTAYDHLWMHFTRMSSYENAPVPTIVRGEGTNIYDDKGKRYIDGLAGLFVVNAGHGRVELAETAYKQAQELAFFPVWSYAHPKAVELAERLANEAPGDLNKVFFTTGGGEAVETAWKLAKQYFKLVGKPMKHKVISRAVAYHGTPQGALSITGLPGLKAPFEPLVPGAHKVPNTNIYRAPIHGDDPEAFGRWAADQIEQQILFEGPETVAAVFLEPVQNAGGCFPPPTGYFQRVREICDQYDVLLVSDEVICAFGRLGTTFACDKFGYVPDMITCAKGMTSGYSPIGACIISDRLAEPFYKGDNTFLHGYTFGGHPVSAAVGVANLDIFEREGLNKHVLDNEGNFLSTLQKLHDLPIVGDVRGNGFFYGIELVKDKNTKESFNEEETERVLYGFLSKALYDNGLYCRADDRGDPVIQLAPPLIADQSVFDEIEQILRTVLTEAWTKL from the coding sequence ATGAGCGGCGACCTCTCCAAGACGGCATACGACCACCTGTGGATGCACTTCACCCGCATGTCGTCGTACGAGAATGCCCCCGTGCCCACGATCGTGCGCGGTGAGGGCACCAACATCTACGACGACAAGGGCAAGCGCTACATCGACGGCCTCGCCGGCCTCTTCGTGGTCAATGCCGGCCACGGCCGGGTCGAGCTCGCCGAGACCGCCTACAAGCAGGCGCAGGAGCTCGCCTTCTTCCCCGTGTGGTCCTACGCGCACCCCAAGGCGGTGGAGCTCGCCGAGCGGCTGGCCAACGAGGCCCCCGGCGACCTCAACAAGGTCTTCTTCACCACCGGTGGCGGCGAGGCCGTCGAGACCGCCTGGAAGCTGGCCAAGCAGTACTTCAAGCTCGTCGGCAAGCCGATGAAGCACAAGGTGATATCCCGCGCGGTGGCCTACCACGGCACCCCGCAGGGCGCCCTGTCCATCACCGGTCTGCCGGGCCTGAAGGCCCCCTTCGAGCCGCTGGTCCCCGGCGCGCACAAGGTCCCGAACACCAACATCTACCGCGCCCCGATCCACGGTGACGACCCCGAGGCCTTCGGCCGCTGGGCCGCCGACCAGATCGAGCAGCAGATCCTCTTCGAGGGCCCGGAGACCGTCGCCGCGGTCTTCCTGGAGCCGGTGCAGAACGCCGGCGGCTGCTTCCCGCCGCCCACCGGCTACTTCCAGCGGGTCCGCGAGATCTGCGACCAGTACGACGTGCTGCTCGTCTCCGACGAGGTCATCTGCGCCTTCGGCCGCCTCGGCACGACGTTCGCCTGCGACAAGTTCGGCTACGTCCCGGACATGATCACCTGCGCCAAGGGCATGACCTCGGGCTACTCCCCGATCGGCGCCTGCATCATCTCCGACCGCCTGGCCGAGCCGTTCTACAAGGGCGACAACACCTTCCTGCACGGCTACACCTTCGGTGGCCACCCGGTCTCCGCGGCCGTCGGTGTCGCCAACCTCGACATCTTCGAGCGCGAGGGCCTCAACAAGCACGTCCTCGACAACGAGGGCAACTTCCTGAGCACCCTGCAGAAGCTGCACGACCTGCCGATCGTCGGCGACGTCCGCGGCAACGGCTTCTTCTACGGCATCGAGCTCGTCAAGGACAAGAACACCAAGGAGTCCTTCAACGAGGAGGAGACCGAGCGTGTCCTGTACGGCTTCCTCTCCAAGGCGCTGTACGACAACGGTCTCTACTGCCGCGCCGACGACCGTGGCGACCCGGTCATCCAGCTCGCCCCGCCGCTGATCGCCGACCAGTCGGTCTTCGACGAGATCGAGCAGATTCTGCGCACGGTCCTCACCGAGGCCTGGACCAAGCTCTGA
- a CDS encoding ABC transporter ATP-binding protein has translation MVAPPDNDVLWARGLHHTYGGTSALAGVSVGVREGEILAVTGPRGSGKTTLLKCLSGQLVPAEGEVWFNSAPVHTLSSPSRERLRLDRFGWIDTEPHLVGELTAWENAALPLLLRGTGTRSAKHTAIEWLDRLDVGMCASRRPAQLDQSQRQRVAIARALATTPQVLFADEPTAPLHRADGTQVLRTLTTAARSHQITVVLATHDPDVATLADRSLALLDGHQSTGAPAGTGSSDEESRAACSLSV, from the coding sequence ATGGTGGCCCCGCCTGACAACGACGTTCTCTGGGCCCGCGGCCTGCACCACACGTACGGCGGCACCTCCGCCCTCGCCGGAGTCTCCGTCGGCGTCCGCGAAGGCGAGATCCTCGCCGTCACCGGCCCGCGCGGCAGTGGTAAGACCACCCTCCTGAAATGTCTCTCCGGTCAACTCGTCCCGGCCGAGGGCGAGGTCTGGTTCAACAGCGCCCCCGTGCACACCCTCTCCTCCCCCAGCCGCGAACGGCTGCGTCTGGACCGGTTCGGCTGGATCGACACCGAACCGCACCTCGTCGGCGAACTCACCGCCTGGGAGAACGCCGCCCTCCCCCTCCTGCTCCGCGGCACCGGCACCCGCTCCGCCAAGCACACCGCGATCGAATGGCTGGACCGCCTCGACGTCGGTATGTGCGCGAGCCGCCGCCCCGCGCAGCTCGACCAGTCCCAGCGCCAGCGCGTCGCCATCGCCCGCGCCCTCGCCACCACCCCCCAGGTGCTGTTCGCCGACGAGCCGACCGCCCCGCTGCACCGCGCCGACGGCACGCAGGTGCTGCGCACCCTCACCACCGCGGCCCGCTCCCATCAGATCACCGTGGTCCTGGCGACCCATGACCCCGATGTCGCCACGCTGGCCGACCGGTCCCTCGCGCTCCTCGACGGCCACCAGTCGACCGGTGCGCCCGCCGGCACCGGTTCCTCCGATGAGGAAAGCAGGGCAGCGTGCTCGCTCTCCGTCTAG
- a CDS encoding RidA family protein — translation MTMSVDVAVEGQGRRDIERIATTPDWYEPHKISQAIRAGGLIHVSGQAGIDERGRTVADDFLTQGRQAFANVERVLAAAGASLADVVKVGVFITDMAADVGQLLTLREEFLSEPYPAETLVEVSSLAQPEWRIEVEATALAR, via the coding sequence ATGACGATGTCGGTGGACGTTGCCGTCGAAGGGCAGGGCCGGCGAGACATCGAGCGGATCGCCACGACTCCCGACTGGTATGAGCCGCACAAGATCTCGCAGGCCATCAGGGCGGGCGGACTGATCCATGTCTCGGGCCAGGCGGGTATCGATGAGCGGGGCCGGACCGTCGCCGACGACTTCCTGACGCAGGGGCGCCAGGCGTTCGCGAATGTCGAGCGGGTGCTCGCCGCAGCGGGTGCCTCGCTCGCCGATGTGGTGAAGGTGGGCGTCTTCATCACGGACATGGCTGCCGACGTCGGCCAGCTCCTCACACTGCGCGAGGAGTTCCTGTCCGAGCCCTATCCCGCGGAGACGCTGGTGGAGGTGTCCTCGCTGGCCCAGCCGGAATGGCGGATAGAGGTGGAGGCCACGGCGCTCGCGCGCTGA
- a CDS encoding MarR family winged helix-turn-helix transcriptional regulator — protein sequence MDAEHWDRLGALHTRVEQELAKALQQHHSIGLSEYRALARLAEADDGELRMQELADLIGLNQSSVSRLASRLESSGLTRRDLCPDDRRGVYSVITDEGRDVQRQARPTYDSALRAALDAAAADGHLGPLVATLRS from the coding sequence ATGGACGCGGAGCACTGGGACCGGCTCGGCGCGCTGCACACACGCGTCGAGCAGGAGCTGGCGAAGGCCCTGCAGCAGCACCACAGCATCGGGCTGTCCGAGTACCGCGCGCTGGCCAGGCTGGCCGAGGCGGACGACGGCGAGCTGCGGATGCAGGAGCTCGCCGACCTCATCGGCCTCAACCAGAGTTCCGTGAGCCGGCTGGCCTCCCGCCTGGAGTCGTCCGGGCTGACCCGCCGCGATCTGTGCCCCGATGACCGGCGCGGCGTGTACAGCGTGATCACGGACGAGGGCCGGGACGTACAGCGACAGGCGCGCCCGACCTACGACAGTGCGCTGCGCGCCGCACTCGACGCGGCGGCCGCGGACGGACACCTCGGCCCGCTGGTGGCCACACTGCGGTCCTAA
- a CDS encoding LOG family protein: MTDVQSNSQPSASRRTHTHHDHDDREIESLEEFDQVVASGSLAGHRIQSVDLTDRTFALLSADTTESVFLGCVMEPDAAAKIRAGGALVFPPVPGLPFDPYRGGLYGPDELFDGLAGTGFDATPDARTYRWYQDTKSDGDIFASMLRSIHDDAVSDALDEHLAGTQVVGVMGGHALERGSAAYAGAARLGRRLTRDGLTVATGGGPGAMEAANLGAYAAPFEDEMLDSALELLAKTPHFTPSVTDWARAAFEIRHSRPGGGASVGIPTWFYGHEPPNAFASHIAKYFVNAVREDGLLARSTAGVVFLPGAAGTVQEIFDNATPNYYQSRGEPTPMVLVNRAHWTEKLPTWPLLQALAADRPMAARIALVDSVDEAPDALARLRTQAPS; the protein is encoded by the coding sequence ATGACGGACGTGCAGTCGAATTCACAGCCCTCAGCGTCCCGCCGCACCCACACCCACCACGACCACGACGACCGCGAGATCGAGTCCCTGGAGGAGTTCGACCAGGTCGTCGCCTCGGGCAGCCTCGCCGGACATCGCATCCAGTCGGTCGATCTGACGGACCGTACCTTCGCGCTGCTCAGCGCGGACACCACGGAGTCCGTGTTCCTCGGCTGCGTCATGGAGCCGGACGCCGCCGCCAAGATACGCGCCGGTGGCGCCCTGGTCTTCCCTCCCGTACCGGGCCTGCCGTTCGATCCCTACCGGGGCGGCCTGTACGGCCCGGACGAGCTCTTCGACGGGCTGGCCGGCACCGGCTTCGACGCCACGCCGGACGCCCGCACCTACCGCTGGTATCAAGACACCAAGTCGGACGGCGACATCTTCGCCTCGATGCTGCGCAGCATCCATGACGACGCCGTCTCCGACGCCCTGGACGAACACCTCGCCGGTACCCAGGTGGTGGGCGTCATGGGTGGCCACGCCCTGGAGCGCGGCTCCGCGGCCTATGCGGGCGCGGCCCGGCTCGGCCGCCGGCTCACCCGCGACGGGCTGACCGTCGCGACCGGTGGCGGCCCCGGCGCGATGGAGGCGGCGAACCTCGGGGCGTACGCCGCGCCCTTCGAGGACGAGATGCTCGACTCGGCGCTGGAACTCCTCGCCAAGACACCGCACTTCACCCCGTCCGTCACGGACTGGGCGCGGGCCGCCTTCGAGATACGGCACAGCCGGCCGGGCGGCGGCGCCTCGGTCGGCATCCCCACCTGGTTCTACGGCCATGAGCCGCCGAACGCCTTTGCGTCCCACATAGCGAAGTACTTCGTCAACGCGGTGCGCGAGGACGGCCTGCTGGCGCGCTCCACTGCCGGCGTCGTGTTCCTGCCGGGCGCGGCCGGGACCGTACAGGAGATCTTCGACAATGCGACGCCGAACTACTACCAGTCGCGGGGCGAGCCGACCCCGATGGTGCTGGTGAACCGCGCGCACTGGACAGAGAAGCTCCCCACCTGGCCGCTGCTCCAGGCACTCGCCGCGGACCGGCCCATGGCGGCCCGGATCGCCCTGGTCGACTCGGTGGACGAAGCCCCGGACGCGCTGGCCCGCCTCCGCACCCAGGCGCCGTCCTGA
- a CDS encoding ABC transporter ATP-binding protein, producing MTARAGSTAQELLRLGGVTVRFHAGGRPALDAVDLEVAAHEIVCVLGPSGSGKSTLLRVVAGLQQADAGQVLLEGRDQSGAPTHRRGVGLMFQDHQLFPQRDVAGNVAFGLRMRRSPRGDQERTVAELLDLVGLPGAQRRAVASLSGGEQQRVALARALAPRPRLLMLDEPLGQLDRGLRERLVVELRRLFHELGTTVLAVTHDQGEAFALADRVVVMQDGRIAQTGTPLEVWQRPATEFVARFLGFDNVVEATVQGEAAATPWGKVPVPAATPDGPCRLLVRPAGVRLTAAPEGLPCTVAARTFRGTHVALLLQPSGGPQVEAACALRDAPEVGERVGIAFHAQDVVVLDASAAAG from the coding sequence ATGACGGCACGGGCCGGGAGCACGGCACAGGAGCTGCTGCGGCTGGGCGGGGTGACCGTCCGCTTCCACGCGGGTGGGCGCCCCGCGCTGGACGCGGTGGATCTGGAGGTCGCCGCCCACGAAATCGTGTGCGTCCTGGGGCCGAGCGGCAGCGGTAAGTCCACTCTGCTGAGGGTGGTCGCCGGGCTCCAACAGGCCGACGCGGGACAGGTGTTGCTGGAGGGGCGGGACCAGTCGGGAGCGCCCACCCACCGGCGCGGGGTCGGCCTGATGTTCCAGGACCACCAGCTCTTCCCGCAGCGCGATGTCGCGGGCAATGTCGCCTTCGGGCTGCGGATGCGGCGTTCCCCGCGCGGTGACCAGGAGCGTACGGTCGCCGAACTCCTGGATCTCGTCGGGCTGCCGGGCGCCCAGCGGCGCGCCGTGGCGTCCCTGTCCGGCGGCGAACAGCAGCGGGTCGCCCTGGCCCGCGCCCTGGCCCCGCGCCCCCGTCTGCTGATGCTGGACGAGCCCCTCGGCCAGCTCGACCGCGGACTGCGCGAACGGCTGGTCGTCGAACTCCGACGGCTCTTCCACGAGTTGGGCACCACCGTGCTGGCCGTCACCCACGACCAGGGCGAGGCCTTCGCGCTCGCGGACCGGGTCGTGGTGATGCAGGACGGCCGGATCGCACAGACCGGCACCCCGCTGGAGGTCTGGCAGCGGCCCGCCACCGAATTCGTCGCCCGCTTCCTCGGCTTCGACAACGTGGTCGAGGCGACGGTGCAGGGCGAGGCCGCCGCCACCCCCTGGGGGAAGGTGCCCGTCCCGGCGGCCACCCCGGACGGGCCGTGCCGGCTGCTCGTCCGTCCGGCCGGGGTACGGCTGACGGCCGCCCCCGAGGGCCTGCCGTGCACGGTCGCCGCCCGTACCTTCCGCGGCACGCATGTCGCGCTGCTGCTCCAGCCGTCCGGCGGACCGCAGGTGGAGGCGGCCTGCGCGCTGCGGGACGCGCCCGAAGTGGGCGAGCGGGTGGGCATCGCCTTCCATGCGCAGGACGTGGTGGTGCTGGACGCCTCCGCCGCGGCGGGCTGA
- a CDS encoding ABC transporter permease codes for MAVPLAFFALFFAYPVVAIVGRGLKDGGQWQLSRFGAVLSDPDVVHVLWFTVWQAAASTGLTLLIALPGAYVFARFDFPGKQLLRAVVAVPFVLPTVVVGSAFLALVGRGGLLDDLWGVRLDTSVWAILLAHVFFNYAVVVRTVGGLWGQLDPRQEEAARVLGAGRFEAWRRVTLPALGPAVAAAALMVFLFTFTSFGVVQILGGPTFSTLEVEIYRQTADFLDLPTAAVLTMIQFAAVLGVLALHAWTVRRRESALRLVDASQTARRPRGRGQWALLWGTFAVIAVLLLVPLVVLVERSFAGPDGYGAVFYASLASAASADSTFAVAPLDALWNSLAYGAAATVIALVVGGLAAAALTLPRLRRGPSGRTPVVSRFVRGFDVLLMLPLGVSAVTVGFGFLITLDEPPLDLRASWWLVPLAQALVGVPFVVRTMLPVLRAVDSRLREAAAVLGASPWRVWREVDLPMVRRALLIAAGFAFAVSLGEFGATVFIARPDQPTLPVAVARLLGRAGELNYGQAMALSTILMVVCAAALLVLERLRPIDRSGEF; via the coding sequence ATGGCGGTGCCGCTCGCCTTCTTCGCGCTGTTCTTCGCCTATCCCGTAGTGGCGATCGTCGGACGGGGCCTCAAGGACGGCGGACAGTGGCAGCTCAGCCGGTTCGGTGCCGTGCTGAGCGACCCGGACGTCGTGCATGTGCTGTGGTTCACCGTTTGGCAGGCGGCGGCCTCGACCGGGCTGACGCTGCTGATCGCGCTGCCCGGCGCCTATGTCTTCGCGCGCTTCGACTTCCCCGGCAAACAACTGCTGCGGGCGGTCGTGGCGGTCCCGTTCGTGCTGCCGACCGTCGTCGTCGGCTCGGCCTTCCTGGCGCTGGTCGGGCGGGGCGGACTGCTGGACGACCTGTGGGGCGTGCGCCTGGACACCTCGGTGTGGGCGATTCTGCTGGCGCATGTCTTCTTCAACTACGCCGTGGTCGTACGGACCGTCGGCGGGCTCTGGGGACAGCTCGATCCGCGTCAGGAAGAGGCGGCGCGGGTGCTGGGAGCCGGGCGGTTCGAGGCCTGGCGGCGGGTCACCCTGCCCGCGCTGGGGCCGGCCGTCGCGGCCGCCGCCCTGATGGTCTTTCTGTTCACCTTCACCTCCTTCGGGGTGGTGCAGATCCTGGGCGGCCCCACCTTCTCGACGCTGGAGGTGGAGATCTACCGGCAGACCGCGGACTTCCTGGATCTGCCGACGGCCGCCGTCCTCACCATGATCCAATTCGCCGCGGTGCTGGGCGTACTGGCGCTGCACGCCTGGACCGTGCGCCGCCGGGAATCCGCGCTCCGGCTCGTGGACGCGTCGCAGACGGCCCGCCGGCCGCGCGGCCGCGGCCAGTGGGCGCTGCTGTGGGGGACGTTCGCCGTCATCGCCGTGCTGCTGCTCGTGCCGCTGGTGGTGCTCGTGGAGCGGTCGTTCGCCGGGCCGGACGGCTACGGAGCGGTCTTCTACGCCTCGCTGGCCTCCGCCGCGAGCGCCGACAGCACCTTCGCCGTCGCCCCCCTCGACGCCCTGTGGAACTCCCTCGCCTACGGGGCCGCGGCCACCGTGATCGCGCTGGTGGTGGGCGGACTGGCGGCCGCCGCCCTGACCCTCCCCAGGCTGCGCCGCGGCCCGTCCGGGCGGACCCCCGTGGTCAGCCGGTTCGTCCGCGGCTTCGACGTGCTGCTGATGCTGCCCCTGGGGGTCTCCGCGGTGACCGTGGGCTTCGGCTTCCTGATCACCCTCGACGAACCGCCGCTCGATCTGCGCGCCTCGTGGTGGCTGGTCCCGCTCGCCCAGGCGCTGGTGGGGGTGCCGTTCGTGGTCCGGACGATGCTGCCGGTCCTGCGGGCGGTCGACAGCCGGCTGCGGGAGGCGGCCGCCGTGCTCGGCGCCTCGCCCTGGCGGGTGTGGCGCGAGGTCGACCTGCCGATGGTGCGGCGGGCCCTGCTGATCGCCGCGGGCTTCGCCTTCGCCGTGTCGCTCGGTGAGTTCGGCGCGACGGTCTTCATCGCGCGGCCGGACCAGCCGACGCTGCCGGTCGCCGTGGCGCGGCTGCTGGGGCGTGCGGGGGAGCTCAACTACGGGCAGGCGATGGCCCTGTCGACCATCCTGATGGTGGTGTGCGCCGCCGCCCTGCTGGTACTGGAGCGCCTCCGCCCCATCGACCGATCCGGGGAGTTCTAG
- a CDS encoding thiamine ABC transporter substrate-binding protein, producing the protein MSTTSRITAAAVVAAVGIAALAGCGSSGGGSADSKTVTLVSHDSFRVSKSVLAAFEKESGYKVTMLKGGDAGKAVNQAVLSKGNPQGDVFFGIDNTLLSRGLDEGLFSPYQAKGLDKVPAGLQLDKGEHRVTPLDYGDICVNYDRGYFDRHKIAPPKTFDDLIKPRYKGLLVTENSATSSPGLAFQLGTIAKYGEKGWPDYWKKLKANGVEVVDGWDQAYNDRFSGSAAGKGKGDKPLVVSYASSPPAEVLGKKPAPKEAPTGVAAGTCFRQIEFGGLLKGAKNEKGGKALLDFLLSKEFQEDVPLQMFVNPARKDAEVPELFTKYGTTIDKPATLAPEKITKNREQWIKQWSSLVLK; encoded by the coding sequence GTGAGCACCACCAGCAGGATCACCGCGGCGGCGGTCGTCGCCGCGGTCGGTATCGCCGCCCTCGCCGGGTGCGGCAGCTCGGGCGGCGGGAGCGCGGACAGCAAAACCGTCACGCTGGTCAGCCATGACTCGTTCCGCGTCTCGAAGTCCGTGCTGGCCGCCTTCGAGAAGGAGAGCGGCTACAAGGTCACGATGCTCAAGGGCGGGGACGCCGGCAAGGCCGTGAACCAGGCGGTCCTGTCCAAGGGCAACCCCCAGGGCGATGTGTTCTTCGGGATCGACAACACCCTGCTCTCGCGCGGTCTGGACGAGGGCCTCTTCAGCCCCTACCAGGCCAAGGGGCTGGACAAGGTCCCCGCGGGGCTGCAGCTCGACAAGGGCGAGCACCGGGTCACCCCGCTGGACTACGGCGACATCTGCGTCAACTACGACCGCGGCTACTTCGACCGGCACAAGATCGCGCCGCCGAAGACCTTCGACGATCTGATCAAGCCCCGGTACAAGGGGCTGCTCGTCACGGAGAACTCCGCCACCTCTTCCCCGGGGCTCGCCTTCCAGCTCGGCACCATCGCCAAGTACGGCGAGAAGGGCTGGCCGGACTACTGGAAGAAGCTCAAGGCCAATGGCGTCGAGGTCGTCGACGGCTGGGACCAGGCCTACAACGACCGGTTCTCCGGCTCCGCGGCGGGCAAGGGCAAGGGCGACAAGCCGCTGGTGGTCTCCTACGCCTCCAGCCCGCCCGCCGAGGTGCTCGGCAAGAAGCCCGCGCCCAAGGAGGCACCGACCGGTGTCGCGGCCGGCACCTGCTTCCGGCAGATCGAATTCGGCGGTCTGCTCAAGGGCGCGAAGAACGAGAAGGGCGGCAAGGCGCTGCTGGACTTCCTGCTGAGCAAGGAGTTCCAGGAGGACGTACCGCTGCAGATGTTCGTCAACCCGGCCCGCAAGGATGCCGAGGTGCCGGAGCTGTTCACCAAGTACGGCACGACGATCGACAAGCCGGCGACGCTGGCCCCCGAGAAGATCACCAAGAACCGCGAACAGTGGATCAAGCAGTGGTCCTCGCTCGTTCTGAAGTAA